Proteins from a genomic interval of Youhaiella tibetensis:
- a CDS encoding aromatic amino acid transaminase, whose product MFSDLTAPAPDPLLGLMQTFRDDPSADKVDLGIGIYKDEHGNAPVLATVKQAENWLVETQGSKGYLSSAGNVDYNRLTRELILGQDKGLLARSQAIQTPGGTGALRIAGDFARRLNPGCRVFLPDPTWANHQALLTAAGLEVVRYPYYDIATATLQFDQTLEALRATRPGDLVLFHGCCHNPAGADPDPEQWAAIAEVLAQTGATPFIDLAYLGFGDGLDKDAQGIRILAARLPEMLIASSYSKNFALYRERVGALTLLAKDDVAAARAHGHLLPVVRTNYSMPPDHGAAVVAHILGDATLRAAWEADVAGMRGRINGMRAKLVAALDGRTTRDFGFLGKQRGMFALLGITPADAERLRTEHHVHITSSGRVNVAGLTDGNVGHVANAIAAVCG is encoded by the coding sequence ATGTTTTCAGATCTGACTGCGCCGGCGCCCGATCCGCTGCTGGGCCTCATGCAGACGTTCCGCGATGATCCGAGCGCCGACAAGGTCGATCTGGGCATCGGTATCTATAAGGACGAGCACGGCAACGCCCCGGTGCTGGCCACCGTCAAGCAGGCGGAAAACTGGCTGGTTGAGACGCAAGGGTCCAAGGGGTATCTCTCCTCGGCGGGGAACGTCGATTACAACCGACTGACGCGTGAGCTGATCCTGGGTCAGGACAAGGGCCTGCTCGCCCGCTCGCAGGCCATCCAGACGCCGGGCGGGACCGGGGCACTGCGCATCGCCGGCGACTTCGCGCGGCGGCTCAATCCGGGCTGCCGGGTGTTCCTGCCCGATCCGACCTGGGCCAACCACCAGGCGCTGCTGACGGCCGCCGGCCTGGAAGTGGTGCGCTACCCCTATTACGACATCGCCACGGCAACCCTGCAGTTCGACCAGACGCTCGAGGCGCTGCGCGCCACCCGTCCGGGGGACCTGGTGCTGTTCCACGGCTGCTGCCACAACCCGGCGGGCGCCGACCCCGACCCCGAGCAGTGGGCGGCGATCGCTGAGGTGCTGGCCCAGACCGGGGCCACGCCCTTCATCGACCTGGCCTATCTCGGGTTCGGCGACGGGCTCGACAAGGACGCGCAGGGCATCCGCATCCTGGCGGCGCGCCTGCCTGAAATGCTCATCGCCAGTTCCTACTCGAAGAACTTCGCGCTCTACCGTGAACGCGTGGGGGCGCTCACGCTCCTCGCCAAGGACGATGTGGCGGCGGCGCGCGCCCATGGGCACCTGCTGCCGGTGGTGCGCACCAACTATTCCATGCCGCCCGACCACGGCGCGGCGGTGGTGGCCCATATCCTGGGCGACGCCACCCTGCGCGCGGCCTGGGAAGCGGATGTGGCGGGGATGCGCGGCCGCATCAACGGCATGCGCGCCAAGCTGGTTGCGGCGCTCGACGGGCGCACGACGCGCGATTTCGGTTTCCTGGGCAAGCAGCGGGGCATGTTCGCGCTCCTCGGCATCACCCCGGCCGATGCCGAGCGGCTGCGCACCGAGCACCATGTCCACATCACCAGCTCGGGTCGCGTCAATGTGGCGGGCCTGACCGACGGCAATGTCGGGCACGTCGCCAACGCCATCGCGGCCGTCTGCGGCTGA
- a CDS encoding thiamine pyrophosphate-binding protein, with amino-acid sequence MSANYQPVERTGGQALVAQLIEEGVTDIFGIPGIQLDWAVDAIRENADRITYVMPRHEQATSYMADGYARTTGREGVCMIVPGPGMLNALSGLATAYACSSRVLYICGQIPSGLIGQNHGMLHEIPDQSGILKSLTKWHGIARRPEDIPALVHQAFVELRSGHPRPVALELPPDVLQAKGVSAVLPRAQPDPLVPPAAAIAEAAAILAAARFPVIQVGGGAAAADAGEAVRALAECLQAPVVMTDGARGLLDDDHPLALTSLGGRAVFPHADVVIAFGTRFIDGMAKPTHADPATRYIYVNVDVGAAGAPRVPGCFVEGDAAAAAAALLAALPAGERPSAAATVAKVKAWSASQTDAIQPQTDYVRAIRASMADDDILVSELTQVGYFSNIAFPVHATRSFVTPGYQGTLGYGFNTALGAAHGNPGRRVVSLNGDGGFGWGMQELATLARDGYDLSVVVFVDGHYGNVRRIQQRAFGNTFAVNLANPDFAQLAGAFGLPFEGVDSPAGLGAALERARDRKGPALIAVSVSEMPSPWALIHPFVPSPVAPPPNPLGEPAKA; translated from the coding sequence GTGAGCGCGAACTACCAGCCAGTCGAACGGACCGGAGGCCAGGCGCTGGTCGCCCAGCTGATCGAGGAGGGCGTCACCGACATCTTCGGCATTCCCGGCATTCAGCTCGATTGGGCCGTGGACGCCATCCGCGAGAACGCCGACAGGATCACCTATGTGATGCCGCGCCACGAACAGGCCACCTCCTACATGGCCGACGGCTATGCCCGCACCACCGGACGCGAGGGCGTGTGCATGATCGTGCCTGGCCCGGGCATGCTCAACGCGCTTTCCGGGCTCGCCACCGCCTATGCCTGCAGCTCGCGCGTGCTCTATATCTGCGGCCAGATTCCGTCCGGGCTCATCGGGCAGAACCATGGCATGCTCCATGAAATTCCCGACCAGAGCGGCATTCTCAAGTCGCTGACCAAGTGGCATGGCATTGCCCGCCGGCCCGAGGATATTCCCGCCCTCGTCCATCAGGCGTTCGTCGAACTGCGCTCGGGCCATCCGCGCCCGGTGGCGCTCGAGCTGCCCCCGGACGTGCTCCAGGCCAAGGGCGTCAGCGCCGTCCTGCCGCGCGCCCAGCCCGATCCCCTGGTCCCGCCCGCCGCCGCCATTGCCGAAGCCGCCGCGATCCTTGCCGCTGCCCGGTTCCCGGTGATCCAGGTCGGGGGTGGCGCTGCCGCCGCCGATGCCGGCGAGGCCGTCCGCGCCCTGGCCGAATGCCTCCAGGCCCCCGTCGTCATGACCGATGGCGCCCGCGGCCTGCTCGATGACGATCATCCGCTGGCCCTGACCTCGCTGGGCGGCCGCGCCGTCTTCCCGCATGCCGACGTCGTCATCGCCTTCGGTACGCGCTTCATCGACGGCATGGCCAAGCCCACCCATGCCGACCCGGCAACGCGCTACATCTACGTCAACGTCGATGTCGGCGCCGCCGGCGCGCCGCGCGTGCCCGGCTGCTTCGTCGAGGGCGATGCCGCCGCAGCTGCCGCGGCGCTGCTTGCCGCGCTGCCGGCCGGCGAGCGCCCCTCGGCCGCCGCGACGGTCGCCAAGGTCAAGGCCTGGAGCGCGTCCCAGACCGACGCCATCCAGCCCCAGACCGACTACGTCCGCGCCATCCGCGCCTCCATGGCCGATGACGACATTCTGGTGAGCGAACTCACCCAGGTCGGCTACTTCTCCAACATCGCCTTCCCGGTCCACGCGACGCGCTCGTTCGTTACGCCCGGCTACCAGGGCACGCTCGGCTATGGCTTCAACACCGCGCTCGGCGCCGCTCACGGCAACCCGGGCCGTCGCGTCGTCTCGCTCAATGGCGACGGCGGCTTCGGCTGGGGCATGCAGGAACTAGCGACCCTGGCGCGCGACGGCTACGACCTTTCGGTCGTCGTCTTCGTGGATGGCCATTACGGCAATGTCCGCCGCATCCAGCAGCGCGCCTTCGGCAACACCTTTGCGGTGAACCTGGCCAATCCCGATTTCGCTCAGCTCGCCGGCGCCTTCGGCCTGCCCTTCGAGGGCGTCGATTCTCCGGCCGGCCTCGGTGCCGCCCTCGAGCGCGCCCGTGACCGCAAGGGCCCGGCCCTCATCGCCGTATCGGTGAGCGAGATGCCCAGTCCCTGGGCCTTGATCCACCCCTTCGTGCCCTCGCCCGTCGCGCCCCCACCCAATCCCCTGGGCGAACCGGCCAAGGCCTGA
- a CDS encoding PDR/VanB family oxidoreductase — protein sequence MDQDRPVQTEATIEVMVWRISYETPSVLSFDLRALDGSPLPPFEPGAHIDLHLPDGLVRQYSLIGPTDAGGYRIAVALDRATRGGSRWLHAGARPGARLRISPPRTTFGLVEDNRPAILIAGGIGITPLLAMARRLAERGAEWRLHYAVRSRAECALIEDLSALGGDLRLHVDDESEGLLDIAAIAAGAPPEAHLYCCGPAPMLAAFAEATAARDPAGVHSESFAPAVPAADDGGLTVVLERSGTTLRVEPDQTILEAMEAAGLRPPHSCRNGVCGTCETRVLEGTPDHRDKVLSDEERAAGNTMMICCSRASTALLRLDR from the coding sequence ATGGATCAGGACCGGCCGGTGCAGACCGAAGCGACCATCGAGGTGATGGTGTGGCGCATCTCCTACGAGACGCCATCGGTCCTTTCCTTCGACCTGCGCGCGCTCGACGGGAGCCCCTTGCCCCCGTTCGAGCCCGGCGCCCATATCGACCTGCACCTGCCCGATGGGCTGGTGCGCCAGTATTCCCTGATCGGCCCGACCGATGCCGGCGGCTACCGCATCGCGGTCGCCCTCGACCGCGCCACCCGTGGCGGCTCGCGCTGGCTCCATGCCGGCGCCCGTCCCGGTGCGCGCCTGAGGATATCGCCCCCGCGCACCACGTTCGGCCTCGTCGAGGATAACCGCCCGGCCATCCTCATCGCCGGGGGCATCGGCATCACGCCGCTCCTCGCCATGGCGCGTCGCCTCGCCGAGCGGGGCGCCGAGTGGCGCCTGCACTATGCCGTGCGCTCGCGTGCCGAATGCGCGCTGATCGAGGACCTCTCCGCCCTTGGCGGCGATCTGCGCCTGCATGTCGATGACGAGAGCGAGGGCCTGCTCGATATCGCCGCGATCGCGGCCGGGGCCCCGCCAGAGGCGCACCTTTATTGCTGCGGCCCCGCGCCCATGCTCGCCGCCTTCGCCGAAGCCACCGCCGCGCGCGATCCGGCCGGCGTTCATTCGGAATCATTTGCCCCTGCCGTCCCGGCGGCCGACGACGGCGGCCTCACGGTCGTCCTCGAGCGCTCGGGCACGACCCTGCGCGTTGAGCCCGACCAGACCATTCTCGAGGCCATGGAGGCGGCCGGCCTGCGCCCGCCCCATTCATGCCGGAACGGGGTGTGCGGAACCTGCGAAACCCGCGTGCTGGAGGGCACGCCCGATCACCGCGACAAGGTGCTCAGCGATGAAGAGCGAGCCGCGGGAAACACGATGATGATCTGCTGCTCACGCGCCAGCACGGCGCTGCTGCGGCTCGATCGCTAA
- a CDS encoding aromatic ring-hydroxylating dioxygenase subunit alpha, translated as MTNNGSAYYRPEPTYFAELTQVGRGTPMGELLRRYWHPIGLAADATATPRTVRVLNEDLILFRDGKGRPGLVHPRCAHRGASLYYGRVEEAGIRCCYHGWLFDTEGNCLEQPCEPDMGAQTRGHVRQPHYPLEERYGLIFAYMGPPERKPVLPRYEVLENLAEGEFLETDDSSIGSGGPVIVDCNWLQHYENVLDPFHVPILHGSFSGDQFNAKMSLMPRVTFHYTPRGVSSLQLRDLEAGEHQRITEAVVPTIRAVASPVATVDGPCSLLGWVLPIDDTSFRIYSVGRVSEAGTLAKIRSKYAGKYWHELTEAEHQKLPGDYEAQVGQGAITYHSEENLTSTDQGIGMLRRILRRQVDAVASGNDPMGVAFDAEAALVRLDAGSRVVPKEA; from the coding sequence ATGACCAACAACGGATCGGCCTATTACCGGCCCGAGCCGACCTATTTCGCCGAGCTGACGCAAGTCGGGCGCGGTACGCCCATGGGCGAGTTGCTGCGCCGCTACTGGCACCCGATCGGGCTGGCCGCGGACGCGACCGCCACGCCCCGGACCGTGCGCGTCCTGAACGAGGACCTTATCCTCTTCCGCGACGGCAAGGGCCGTCCGGGCCTCGTCCATCCGCGCTGCGCCCATCGAGGGGCCTCGCTCTATTACGGGCGCGTCGAAGAGGCAGGCATCCGCTGCTGCTACCATGGCTGGCTTTTCGACACCGAGGGCAATTGCCTCGAGCAGCCGTGCGAGCCCGACATGGGTGCCCAGACGCGCGGCCATGTGCGCCAGCCCCACTATCCGCTCGAGGAGCGTTACGGGCTGATCTTCGCCTATATGGGGCCCCCCGAGCGCAAGCCGGTGCTGCCGCGCTATGAGGTGCTCGAGAACCTGGCCGAGGGCGAATTCCTCGAGACCGATGATTCCAGCATCGGCAGCGGCGGACCGGTGATCGTGGATTGCAACTGGCTCCAGCACTACGAAAACGTGCTCGACCCCTTCCATGTCCCGATCCTTCATGGCTCGTTCAGCGGCGACCAGTTCAACGCCAAGATGAGCCTGATGCCGCGCGTGACGTTCCACTACACCCCGCGCGGCGTCTCGAGCCTGCAACTGCGCGACCTCGAGGCCGGCGAGCACCAGCGCATTACCGAGGCCGTGGTGCCCACGATCCGTGCCGTCGCCAGCCCCGTCGCCACTGTCGACGGCCCCTGCAGCCTTCTCGGCTGGGTGCTGCCGATCGACGACACCTCGTTCCGCATCTATTCGGTCGGTCGGGTGAGCGAAGCGGGGACGCTGGCCAAGATCCGCTCCAAATACGCCGGCAAGTACTGGCACGAACTGACCGAGGCCGAGCACCAGAAGCTCCCCGGCGACTACGAGGCGCAGGTGGGGCAGGGCGCCATCACCTATCATAGCGAGGAGAACCTGACCTCGACCGACCAGGGCATCGGCATGCTGCGCCGCATCCTGCGCCGCCAGGTCGACGCGGTCGCGTCCGGCAATGATCCGATGGGCGTGGCCTTCGACGCCGAAGCCGCCCTCGTGCGGTTGGACGCCGGCTCGCGCGTCGTTCCCAAAGAGGCCTGA
- a CDS encoding IclR family transcriptional regulator, with translation MKQSIPDGDDDLKSAATVKSVEVAVQILDALADAPGPVRVTELARSLDMTKARVSRHLQTLMSLGLVDHARDGEGYVFGRKLFKFGRAAVYRSNVAEIARPYLSELCAQTGHTALLTTPTKGGAMVVHAVPNPFEPGIMVQPGMVLSLPGSPAARLFYYFENRKPIPPRVFENLSKYGVDFETDTRGNGLGGIAAPIFEPDGQICASVGVILSSSLLIPEPDMQLLATVKSVTREIQKRYADGVVPPLMPPQAG, from the coding sequence ATGAAACAATCCATTCCAGACGGAGACGACGACCTGAAATCGGCTGCTACTGTTAAGAGTGTCGAGGTGGCGGTGCAGATTCTCGATGCGCTTGCGGATGCTCCCGGACCGGTGCGGGTCACCGAGCTGGCGCGTTCCCTCGATATGACGAAAGCCCGCGTCTCGCGGCATTTGCAGACCCTGATGAGCCTGGGCCTGGTCGACCATGCGCGCGACGGGGAAGGCTATGTCTTCGGGCGCAAGCTCTTCAAGTTCGGGCGGGCGGCGGTCTATCGCAGCAATGTCGCCGAGATCGCCCGGCCATACCTGAGCGAACTGTGCGCGCAGACCGGTCACACGGCGCTGCTGACCACGCCGACCAAGGGCGGGGCGATGGTTGTCCATGCCGTGCCGAACCCCTTCGAACCGGGCATTATGGTGCAACCGGGCATGGTGCTGAGCCTGCCCGGCTCGCCGGCGGCGCGGCTCTTCTACTATTTCGAGAATCGCAAGCCGATCCCGCCGCGGGTGTTCGAGAACCTTTCCAAGTACGGGGTGGATTTCGAGACCGATACGCGCGGCAACGGGTTAGGCGGCATCGCCGCGCCGATCTTCGAGCCCGATGGACAGATCTGCGCCTCGGTGGGCGTGATCCTCTCGTCCTCGCTGCTCATTCCCGAGCCCGACATGCAGCTCTTGGCCACGGTCAAATCGGTGACCCGCGAGATCCAGAAGCGCTATGCCGACGGGGTGGTGCCGCCCCTGATGCCGCCACAGGCGGGCTGA